In a genomic window of Occallatibacter riparius:
- a CDS encoding DUF805 domain-containing protein encodes MDWYMLVWRRFAEFNGRSRRSEYWMFALFNCIIFFALCVAAVALGKAGVIFWGVCALYWLAAIIPTIAVGVRRLHDIGMNGLWLLLAFVPLGNLVLLVFFCLDSTPGPNQYGPNPKGIETAIVAS; translated from the coding sequence ATGGATTGGTACATGCTGGTCTGGAGGAGGTTCGCGGAGTTCAACGGGCGCTCGCGCCGCAGCGAATACTGGATGTTCGCACTGTTCAACTGCATCATCTTCTTCGCCCTGTGCGTCGCCGCCGTTGCGCTGGGCAAAGCGGGCGTCATTTTCTGGGGTGTGTGCGCACTCTACTGGCTGGCCGCGATCATTCCTACGATTGCCGTCGGAGTACGCCGCCTCCACGACATCGGCATGAACGGCCTGTGGCTCCTGCTCGCATTCGTGCCCCTCGGCAACCTGGTGCTGCTGGTGTTCTTCTGCCTCGACAGCACGCCCGGCCCGAATCAGTACGGTCCCAACCCGAAGGGCATCGAAACAGCAATCGTTGCGAGCTAA
- a CDS encoding c-type cytochrome — MNSGIKFFPALLFLAATAAFAADTPADVKAGAALFRDKGCAFCHGADLKGTKKAPALADIGTDKDWPADKMTDHILNGGQKMPPFRDSLSDEEIAQLVAFLRAKDHPAPPPPAE; from the coding sequence GTGAACTCGGGTATCAAATTCTTCCCCGCTCTACTTTTTCTTGCCGCAACCGCCGCCTTCGCAGCCGACACCCCAGCCGACGTCAAAGCCGGCGCGGCGCTCTTCCGCGACAAAGGCTGCGCCTTTTGCCATGGCGCTGATCTGAAAGGCACGAAGAAGGCGCCCGCCCTCGCCGACATTGGAACTGACAAGGACTGGCCGGCCGACAAGATGACCGACCACATCCTGAACGGCGGACAGAAAATGCCGCCCTTCCGCGACTCGCTCAGTGACGAGGAGATCGCGCAGCTCGTGGCCTTCCTTCGCGCCAAGGATCATCCCGCCCCGCCGCCACCCGCAGAGTAG
- a CDS encoding tetratricopeptide repeat protein translates to MSRTVLRRAILTVIVVAFSLTVTYAVLAASGPGDNTSAAAPAGDAPSTAGAAYTANIKITGPTTQFHNTVAAKYNYAFGKESPFLPSNAMSANGQFISPKSFPTAEYCGHCHKAAYHQWRESVHSNSFRAPWYLKNVNMLIDEKGVQFSRHCEGCHNPVALLSGDLTQGMPKKRPFEDEGITCSTCHSIQSTDATGTGSYVMGIPAVLVDEKGEPVTRQVSDAEILAHLDRHSKAVMRPLYKTAEFCAACHKAAIPTALDDYKFLRAFSVYDEWQGASFTKQSPLPFYRKDSVSQCQTCHMPKNDEAAEDPGAKDGRFASHRWLGGNSLMPAYYHYDEQAKKLADFLRNGPDGKGVLNVDIFGLEKENAAATSTDNVEIAPLGLTHFAIAPGETLTADVVIQNKGIAHSLVPEQRDFYESWVDFVVKDEAGKVLAESGFIKPDGELDPSAHSFTNRLINTKGELNDIHQIWHNRVLAYNNSIQSGRSQLARYRFRLPKNAKGKYTITATVKYRRFNQHFVDYAMADDPTMPGSKKYPMPVMEIATETRTLYVGDNPPVQPGPDENKEWMRWNNYGIALLDAQQYAASVHAFERVAALRPDYADAFTNMAVVEISWERYDDAKANLAKALTLLPNDPRALYYRALVERNAGQVDEAIADLEAVVAAYPRSKDGWRELGFSRYQKHDYPGARDAYEKLQSIDPDDLAAHYQLAILYRRTGDKARAAIENAKFTDQKDDPTASEYALQFLGKHPEVAAESVVWHTHDLTGDKKAPQKIHYTYIPGAGF, encoded by the coding sequence ATGTCCAGGACCGTTCTTCGCCGCGCGATTTTGACCGTTATTGTTGTAGCGTTTAGCCTTACGGTCACTTACGCCGTCCTTGCAGCTTCCGGTCCCGGCGACAACACTTCGGCTGCCGCGCCCGCGGGCGATGCACCCTCCACCGCCGGGGCTGCATATACCGCGAACATCAAGATCACCGGGCCGACCACCCAGTTCCACAACACCGTCGCTGCGAAATACAACTACGCCTTCGGCAAGGAGTCCCCCTTCCTGCCGTCGAATGCGATGTCGGCCAACGGGCAGTTTATTTCGCCCAAGAGCTTTCCGACGGCCGAGTACTGCGGCCACTGCCACAAAGCCGCTTACCACCAGTGGCGCGAGTCGGTGCACTCGAATTCCTTCCGCGCACCGTGGTACCTGAAGAACGTCAACATGCTGATCGACGAGAAGGGCGTGCAGTTCTCCCGGCATTGCGAGGGCTGCCATAACCCGGTCGCTCTGCTCTCCGGCGACCTGACGCAAGGCATGCCGAAGAAGCGCCCCTTTGAGGATGAGGGCATCACCTGCTCGACGTGCCATTCGATTCAATCAACGGACGCGACGGGAACCGGCAGTTACGTGATGGGCATTCCGGCGGTGCTGGTGGATGAGAAGGGCGAGCCCGTGACGCGGCAGGTTTCGGATGCGGAGATTCTCGCGCATCTCGACCGCCACTCCAAGGCTGTGATGCGGCCACTCTACAAGACCGCCGAGTTCTGCGCAGCCTGCCACAAGGCGGCCATTCCAACGGCGCTCGATGACTACAAGTTTCTGCGCGCCTTCAGCGTCTATGACGAGTGGCAGGGCGCCAGCTTTACGAAGCAGTCGCCGCTTCCCTTCTACCGCAAGGATTCCGTTTCACAGTGTCAGACCTGCCACATGCCGAAGAACGACGAGGCCGCGGAAGATCCCGGCGCCAAAGACGGGAGGTTTGCCTCGCATCGCTGGCTGGGTGGCAACAGCCTCATGCCGGCCTACTACCACTACGACGAGCAAGCGAAGAAGCTGGCGGATTTCCTCCGCAATGGTCCTGACGGCAAAGGCGTGCTCAACGTCGACATCTTCGGACTTGAGAAGGAAAACGCTGCCGCCACTTCGACTGACAACGTGGAGATCGCTCCGCTCGGCCTGACGCACTTCGCCATCGCCCCCGGAGAGACGCTCACAGCCGATGTCGTCATCCAGAACAAGGGTATCGCCCACTCGCTGGTGCCGGAGCAGCGCGACTTCTACGAGTCGTGGGTCGACTTTGTTGTGAAGGATGAAGCGGGCAAAGTGCTCGCCGAGTCCGGCTTCATCAAGCCCGACGGAGAGCTCGATCCCTCGGCGCACTCGTTCACCAACCGCCTGATCAATACCAAGGGCGAGCTGAACGATATTCACCAGATCTGGCACAATCGCGTGCTGGCCTACAACAACAGCATTCAGTCGGGCCGCTCGCAGCTTGCGCGCTATCGCTTCCGACTGCCGAAGAACGCCAAGGGAAAATACACCATCACTGCGACGGTGAAGTATCGTCGCTTCAACCAGCACTTCGTGGACTACGCAATGGCCGATGATCCCACCATGCCAGGCAGCAAGAAATATCCAATGCCGGTGATGGAGATCGCCACCGAGACCCGCACGCTGTACGTTGGCGACAATCCGCCCGTGCAGCCGGGGCCGGATGAAAACAAGGAATGGATGCGGTGGAACAACTACGGCATTGCGTTGCTGGATGCCCAGCAGTACGCAGCGTCGGTCCACGCGTTTGAGCGTGTTGCTGCGCTGCGGCCGGATTATGCCGACGCCTTCACGAACATGGCGGTGGTGGAGATTTCGTGGGAGCGCTACGACGACGCCAAGGCGAATCTCGCCAAGGCGCTCACGCTGCTGCCCAACGATCCGCGCGCGCTCTACTATCGCGCGCTAGTGGAGCGCAACGCCGGGCAGGTTGACGAGGCCATCGCCGATCTCGAGGCAGTTGTGGCCGCCTATCCGCGGTCGAAGGACGGCTGGCGCGAACTGGGATTCTCGCGCTACCAGAAGCACGACTACCCTGGGGCGCGTGACGCATACGAGAAACTGCAGTCCATCGACCCCGATGATCTGGCCGCGCATTATCAGCTTGCAATTCTCTACCGCCGCACCGGCGACAAGGCTCGCGCGGCAATTGAGAACGCCAAGTTCACTGACCAGAAGGACGACCCCACGGCCAGCGAATATGCGCTGCAGTTTCTGGGCAAGCATCCTGAGGTGGCCGCGGAGAGCGTGGTGTGGCACACCCACGACCTCACCGGCGACAAGAAGGCTCCGCAGAAGATCCACTACACCTACATACCGGGTGCTGGTTTCTGA
- a CDS encoding PGN_0703 family putative restriction endonuclease — protein MALQPGGYSSALRRELAARNREWGRTWPHVESYGDDPVVVYCPVDGSHGNFYGPAYEAILARPAWAKRLNKVHTGGRALPRWADDPKRKWCELDSCMSSDALLMNMFCTPGVMDSPAVRRLLGVEDSLEPEFGWKAKVPLKSGLFDRTEVDMRLGNLLVEAKLTEADFQTRKAEIVEAYRDFDIVFDRELLPRVEVMTTRRRTAEEFSEAYTQEWEDTDGLTADEVGETAREFRAGLVTDAEQAAPREVRYRGYQLIRNVLAAYVTNARFCVICDERRPDLIEAWFAVMRAVRSAEMRTRLAALTWQELAAVVPDGLRVFLAAKYGIGAPGPPLGL, from the coding sequence ATGGCGCTGCAACCGGGCGGATATTCGAGTGCACTACGGCGAGAGCTGGCGGCGCGCAATCGCGAGTGGGGGCGCACGTGGCCACACGTTGAGAGCTACGGCGACGATCCGGTCGTGGTGTATTGCCCCGTGGACGGCAGCCACGGCAATTTCTATGGACCTGCGTATGAGGCGATCCTCGCGCGGCCGGCGTGGGCGAAGCGGTTGAACAAGGTGCATACCGGTGGCCGCGCACTGCCGCGATGGGCAGACGATCCGAAGCGGAAGTGGTGCGAACTGGACTCCTGCATGAGCTCGGATGCGCTGCTGATGAATATGTTCTGCACGCCCGGAGTGATGGACTCGCCCGCGGTGCGGCGGCTTCTTGGAGTCGAGGATAGCCTGGAGCCGGAGTTCGGGTGGAAAGCGAAGGTGCCGCTGAAGTCCGGTTTGTTCGATCGGACTGAAGTGGACATGCGACTTGGCAATTTGCTGGTCGAGGCTAAGCTCACCGAGGCCGACTTCCAGACCCGGAAAGCGGAAATCGTTGAGGCGTACCGCGACTTCGACATCGTGTTCGACCGCGAGCTTCTTCCGCGCGTAGAAGTGATGACGACCAGGCGGCGCACCGCCGAGGAGTTCTCCGAGGCTTACACGCAGGAGTGGGAGGATACCGATGGGCTTACGGCAGACGAGGTTGGCGAAACGGCGCGGGAGTTTCGTGCGGGGCTGGTGACCGACGCGGAACAGGCCGCGCCGCGAGAGGTGCGATACCGGGGCTATCAGCTTATCCGGAACGTCTTGGCGGCCTATGTCACGAATGCGCGGTTCTGCGTGATCTGCGATGAACGGCGACCGGATTTGATTGAGGCCTGGTTCGCAGTGATGCGGGCGGTGCGCTCGGCCGAGATGCGGACGCGCCTGGCGGCGCTGACCTGGCAGGAATTGGCGGCAGTGGTGCCGGATGGGTTGAGGGTTTTTCTGGCGGCGAAGTATGGGATCGGCGCGCCTGGCCCACCTCTCGGCCTTTGA
- a CDS encoding Na/Pi symporter — protein sequence MEMIALYLAGLSFFFTGMAGISDNLRQITGRRFRVLLSRATNHPVRAGLLGVAAGVVTQSTSVVAFVLSGMIASGLIPLRRALVVLACANIGTAALVFVAAVDLHLPILFLVGISGLIIAFNLFIKWKPAFGSLLSIGLVFFGLDTMKHAFSNLSSAPGMAGVGRFFDYWPDMAFFLGMLMRTLVHSSSASAAITITINHGGILGEFPSMMSMAGLGMGTAIATYFLSSNLRGIPRQIAMYQGVTNVAAGVILGLLLLIERLSGTRMLLGFADLLSPTNSGRMAIMYLMLNLLIAVVALAALPWAPAWLARRSPPTPEEDLSRPMYLLPEALLSPETAPDLVALEQMRVMRVLESYLQAVRGNGTRPLKALHHGAVTLGEEIAHFLETMVKQPMSTGLAHRLISLQRKEETLRALEENVFLFASTLEHHGSEELTGHMVEALDTILLTASDALTSKDEIDVDLLMNLTDDRGGIMERLRARYRLDNPEHASDVSALHYATTLFERNVWLLRQLALWLREDAALSEL from the coding sequence ATGGAAATGATCGCGTTGTACCTGGCCGGGCTGAGCTTCTTCTTCACGGGAATGGCCGGGATTTCCGACAATCTGCGCCAGATCACCGGACGCCGCTTCCGAGTGCTGCTGAGCCGCGCGACCAACCACCCGGTACGCGCCGGACTTCTGGGAGTGGCCGCTGGGGTGGTCACGCAGAGCACGTCCGTGGTGGCCTTCGTACTCTCCGGCATGATTGCCAGCGGACTCATTCCGCTGCGGCGCGCGCTGGTCGTACTGGCCTGCGCGAATATTGGAACTGCCGCGCTCGTCTTTGTCGCCGCCGTCGACCTGCACCTGCCGATCCTGTTTCTGGTCGGCATCTCCGGACTGATCATCGCCTTCAATCTCTTCATCAAGTGGAAGCCCGCGTTCGGAAGCCTGCTCTCGATCGGACTCGTCTTCTTTGGGCTCGACACGATGAAACACGCCTTCTCGAACCTCTCCTCAGCGCCGGGCATGGCAGGGGTAGGGCGCTTCTTCGACTACTGGCCCGACATGGCGTTCTTTCTGGGAATGCTGATGCGCACCTTGGTGCACTCTTCCAGCGCATCCGCGGCGATCACCATTACGATCAATCACGGCGGAATCCTGGGCGAGTTTCCCTCGATGATGTCGATGGCGGGCCTGGGCATGGGCACCGCGATTGCGACCTATTTTCTTTCCAGCAATCTGCGCGGCATTCCGCGGCAGATCGCCATGTATCAGGGCGTAACCAACGTTGCGGCCGGCGTGATTCTCGGCCTGCTGCTGCTCATCGAGCGGCTTTCCGGCACCCGCATGCTGCTCGGGTTCGCTGACCTGCTCAGCCCCACAAACTCCGGGCGCATGGCGATCATGTACCTGATGCTGAACCTGCTCATCGCCGTGGTCGCGCTCGCCGCCTTGCCGTGGGCGCCTGCGTGGCTCGCCAGGCGGTCGCCGCCTACGCCGGAAGAGGATCTCTCTCGTCCCATGTACCTGCTGCCGGAAGCGCTGCTCTCTCCTGAAACTGCACCCGACCTGGTAGCGCTGGAGCAAATGCGTGTGATGCGCGTGCTGGAGTCGTATCTGCAGGCTGTGCGCGGCAACGGCACACGGCCGCTCAAGGCATTGCACCACGGCGCCGTCACGCTCGGCGAGGAGATCGCGCACTTTCTTGAGACCATGGTCAAGCAGCCGATGTCGACGGGGCTTGCGCATCGGCTCATCTCCCTTCAGCGCAAGGAAGAGACGCTGCGCGCTCTGGAAGAGAACGTCTTTCTTTTCGCCTCTACCCTGGAGCACCACGGCTCAGAAGAGCTGACGGGCCACATGGTCGAAGCACTCGACACGATCCTCCTTACCGCATCCGATGCGCTGACATCGAAAGACGAGATCGACGTAGACCTGCTCATGAATCTCACCGACGATCGCGGCGGCATCATGGAGCGCCTGCGCGCACGCTATCGACTCGATAATCCCGAGCACGCGAGTGATGTCTCAGCGCTGCACTACGCAACCACTCTGTTCGAGCGCAATGTATGGCTGCTGCGCCAGCTTGCGTTATGGCTCCGCGAAGACGCTGCGCTCAGCGAGCTCTAG